From the Moorena sp. SIOASIH genome, the window GGAGAATTTAATAGTTCGAGCGGGAAAAGCCCATCAAAGCATATGCGCTATGCCCATAAGCTGATAGCTGATAGCTGATACGCGACACGCTGATAGCTGATACCATTAGGCTGAATGCTTACTGTCAAATGGCTCCGAGAATTCAACCGCCGCCAACAATCGTGACAATTTCGAGCTGGTCTCCCTCCTGAATTTGAGTCTGGTTCCAAAACTGCCGATGGAGAATTTCACCATTATATTCTACTGCCACCAGGCGCGGATTTAAGCCTAGCTGTTCTAATAGCTGGGGTAGTTTAGTGTCACAAGAGCAGGTACGGGATTCACCATTAACTTCAAGGGTAATTTGAGTTGTGTTGTTAGAAATCATCAATGAATATTCACCACCAAGCTGTTAAAAATTAGTCACCATTACTAAATACCTAACACCTCTAACTATTATCAAGTTTTATGACATTAGGGTTTAGGAACCCCAGCTTCAAGAGATCGAAGAGTGTGCTCTCGTTTAAGCTGGGACAGAAAATATTGAGTCACTAGAGTTGGTTGTTCCGCCTCCATGATTCCCCGGACAACCGCCACTCGTTGAGCTCCGGCATCCAAGACATAGTTTAAATTGTTTGGATCAATTCCCCCAATTGCAAACCATGGAATTGTAGCATGCTCTTTAGCATACTTGACATAATCCAAACCAGCAGCTGGCTTACTCGGTTTAGTAGGGGTTTCATAGACCGGTCCAACACCAATATAATCTGCTCCTTCAGCAATTGCCCGGTGTAGTTCATCAGGGTTAGTAGTCGAGCAACCAATGATACGCTGGGAGCCGAGTAGCTGCCGTGCTAAGGAAATTGGTACATCTTGTTGTCCGATATGAACCCCATCAGCCTCCACTGCCAGAGCTAAATCTACCCGGTCATTCATAATAAACAAAGCACCGTAGTGATGGCACAGCTGGCACAGTTTCTGAGCATCAGCCAGTTTGTCCCCATCATCTGCTTGTTTTTCCCGGTACTGTACCAAAGTTAGTCCACCTTGGAGGGCAGCCTCTACTTTGGCAAACCACTGGTCTGACAAGGATGTAATCAAGTAGAGATGCGATCGCTCTAGCAACTGATGACGCTGATATCCCAGTAAATTGCTTTCCAGGCTGTAAACCCGATAGCGCATCTGCTTAAAGGCGATACCCATCTGAGCATCGTATAGCTTACCATATTCTTCCAACACCCGTAGTGCTTCTTGCACCCGACACAAATTAGCCTGTAAAAGCTGCTGAATGCTCGAACGTCGTTCTTCCTGGGGATGAGTTAGTCCAGTCCCTGGATCACCTGAGGTATCTCGGAAGATCCTGATTTCTGAGCTGTGCCAACGGGCTAATTCCTGGCGCATTTCCTTGCACTCCCCAGCCATCTGGGCGCTGTTGAGACCAAAGCGGCACCACTCCTCAATAATTCGCAAGCCTTCTCTAGCTCGGTCTAAATTTGCATCCAAAATTCGGCAAATCGCCGATTTTTGACCCATAATGCCGCTGTGTTGGTCATCCATTACTAACTACTCCATTATTATCTATCCTAACAGTGGATGGAAAGCTTGTTTCTGTGGTCAGTAACCTTTAGCAACGGACACATTTCAAGTGATAAATGATTACAAATAGATTACAAATATCCTAGTTTATGGATACGATCAAGCTTGACATTCAACTCAACTGTTATGTCAAATTCCATGAACATTGGACTAAAGGAGAACAGCCATGAGTTTGATCAGAATTAACACCATAGAATTAACTATTTCCAATCCCGTAGCGTGGCCCAAGGCCAATCCCGTAGCGTGGCAAAAGGCCAATCATTCCCACTGCCATCACCAACATCACCAACATCAGCCTAGACCCTTTGATCTTGGGTTACCAGTGACAACGATTTTGCTGGGATTGACCTTTAGCGTCTTCAGCCAAGCTATCCCTTCAAGAATGGTGCCACTAGGATTAGGAGGAACCACAGCTTTAGCCCAATCAACTCAGGATGATAGGGGAAGGAACCTGGATCGTACCATAGAAAGAAAATTTTTGTTTGTAAACCCAGTTACCGGAAACGACAGTAGTGGTAATGGCACCCAGGATTCACCGTTGAAAACTATCACTCAGGCGCTACAAGCTGCCCAGCCCAATACTGTGATTGTACTCTCTAGGGGTATCTACAGCAGTGACATGGGTGAAACCTTCCCCCTACTTCTGAAACCCGGTATCAAGCTACAGGGCAATCCCCGCACTAGAGGTCACGATGTGGTGATTCGCGGCGGTGGTACCTTTGTTAGTGCCACGGCTGCTAGTCACGATGTCCTAATCGTAGGTGCTGACCAAACAATTATTTCTGGCGTAACCCTTAACAATACTAATCCAGAAGGTTATGGTTTGTGGCTGGAAGTCGGTTCGGTTTTAGTGGAAGACAATACCTTAACTGGGAATAGCAAAAGCGGGATTGCTGTGGAGGGAAATAGTACACCAACAATTCGCAGTAACTACTTCTACAAAAATAAAGGCAATGGCCTCAGCATTTACGGAACCTCAAACACTCAAGTGGATGACAATGTATTTGAAAATAATGACTTAGGAATTCTGATTGCCGAAAACGTTGCACCCCATATCGTTAATAATCGCATCACTGGCAATAGAAATGGGGTAGTGGTTGAAACCAATGCTCAACCATTTTTCCAGAATAACCTCATTGAAAATTCCCAACTGGATGGATTAGTCCTCAAGGTGGGAGCTAATCCGGATTGGGGAAATTCACCAGAATCAACAAACAATACATTAAACAATAAATTAAACAATATATTTCGAGGGAATGGGCGGTTTGATATTAACAATCAGGACTCTGAGCCTACTGTGATCGCTTTTGGTAATCAGCTAGAAGAGGAAACTAACAGTGAGGTTAATTCAGGGGAAACTGAAAACGATATCATTCAAGAGTCGGAGGTTGAAACACCAGCTGTTAGTAAACCAGCTGTTAGTAAACCAGCTGTTAGTAAACCAGCTAGTGCTCCTGATGCTTCTGACAACCAAGCCGTTGTCATGGCAGAAAACTCTAATCACTCACAGAAGACTAAGCCTAATTCTCAGGAGAATCCAACCACCCCCAGCCAAGTCGTTCCATCCCAACCACCTGCCGAGAAGGAACCTACAAAGGAACCTACATCTGCTCAGGTCTCAGCAGCTTCATTTCCCGTTCCATCGAGTTTGGAGTCTCAGCCATCTACCTCGACTGATAACATCGGCAAAGACGCAGCACTAAATAATTCTGCCAGTACTGAATCTTCTAGACCAGCAGCAAGATCCCAAACTCAGAGTCAGGAAACCTCTGAAACCCAACAGCCTTCTGATCCTAGGACTCAACGTTCACATTCTGAACCCCTGACACCCCTAACTCTGAAAGTTATTCAAAACCAGGAGCAGTCCTCTTTTGAGGAACCAACATCTCCACCCAAACCAGGAGAGGATTCTAGCAGTTTTGCTCCGGCTTCACCGTCACAGGAAGTGATTGATGCGTCAAGTGACAGCTCAAAACCAACACCGGAAGCACCCTCGACTGAGGACGTTGACGTTATGGTGTCAATGTCTAGTCAGATCAGTACACCGGTTAATCAAAATACTAGTAATCAAAATACTAGTAATCAAAATACTAGTAATCAAAATACTAGTAATCAAAATACTAGTGCTAGCTCTAATTCAGGTAGCTCAATTCCAGTGTTTTCTACAACTACCCAATCAAACTGGCAACAAAGGGTACCTCCAGGGAATAATCCTACTTCAGCTCTACCCAGTCGGGGTTACCGGATTTTGGTAAATGCTGAGAGTGAGCAGCAACAAGATTTAATGCGATCGCTAATTCCCGATTCTTTCCTGACCTCCTTTGAAGGAAGAACTGTGATGCAAGCGGGATTGTTCACAACCCTGGAAAATATTGATCGGGTTCTGAAATTACTCAGTAGTTATGGTTTGAGCACCACTATTGTGCCTCTGAATTACTGATCAGACCAAGGCACAGGGAATGGGGAAGCTTTAACAGCAAGGGTTTGAGCGACTACAAGGGCTGGCAACTGTTAAGGATTTTCTCCAAGAATGTTGCACTATCTCCAAAGATGTGTTAGACTTTAAACATAGATTCAGTTTCATTAGAGATACTTTGCGACTTACATTAAAGCCGAAAACCAAGGGTTTAAGGGTTGCGTTTTTTGTCAATAGTGGAATCAAATTTATGCGCTAAGCCGGGCATAGTCCGGGTAATGCCTTGGGAGATACCCCCTGGCTGGCAAAATCCAGCTTGCATTAGTGAGCCTTAATCTGATTTGTAGATTTTGGTAGCTAAAAAGTATCGGAACTTAACACAGTTCATTGAATTTATCTGCACTTACTCTTGCCAAATTTCTGCCATCGTCAGCACAAAACCAGGTAAAACCGATTCACCACTAACCCTGGTAGGATTGTCTAGCTGCTCAACTAATGCACCAGGGCGTTGACACTCCCCGGTCTAAAGACACGGGGATTCTTTGTTCGCAGACTCGACTTGCTCAACCAGGCCGGAACCAGGAAAAGTAGAGGTCAAATCTCCCAAAGCGTTTGGATTTAAGATCCAGGTTCCGACGTGCCCCGCCGTACCCAAGGCTTGTTTAAGGATGTTGTTCGCGTAGCGTCGGCTTCGCCGAATCGCGGCGTTATGATCTCTATCCAATTGACATCCACACTTACAGGCGTGAGTTCTAGTTGATAGGGATTTTTTAACAACTTCGCCACAATTAGAGCAATTTTGGCTTGTATAGGCAGGATTAACTGCAATAGTTATCTTGCCAAACTTGGTGCCAAAGTGCTCCATCCATTTCCTAAATTGATACCAACCTGCATCGTTAATAGACTTAGCAAGACAATGGTTCTTTGCCAGATTCTTGACTCTCAAATCTTGCCTTACGGCACGCTTCGCGAACGTAAGCGATCAAGTCGTTAGACCGAACTACGCAACGCGCCAGTCTCTTGGCGTGTTCTATGCGCTTCGCGCAGGCTACGCCAACACGTTGCCTACTTATTTTGAGATGTTGTCTCCCTAATCTATTAACCGCTTTCTTGCGAATTGATGTTTTTTGCCTTTTGCCTTGAACTCCAAAATGATCATCAGTTTCGACCTCAACTGCTCTCTATTTTATTCTACAACACTCAAACTAAAATTCCTGATTTCCCTAAAATATTTTTCTCACGGCGGCTTTAGCCGCTGTGAGCCTTCATCCTCGGTCTAAAGACACGATGTTTTCGGCTTTTTGGATTTTTATAATGTTTTTTATAATGTTATTTCTATTTTAAAGGTATTCCAGAGAAGTTAGTATATTGACCATCTCTCTCTGTTAATTATCTATTTAAGAAAATAAATTCCCGGAGCAATTCTAAAAGCTCTAATGAAATCTCATGACCCATATCTAATTCTCTGTACTGCACTGCTGCTCCCAAGTTGAGCAAATAATCTCGTAAGCGGTGAGCAGCACTTAAAGGAACAACCGTATCTTGTCTACCATGCACAATTAAAATGGACGGCAACGATGAATCAACCTTTTGAGGGGTTCGATGCATATAGCCACTCAAGGAGGCTAAACCTGCCAGGGGTAAGGTTAACCCTACATCCAGAGCCATTGCCCCACCTTGAGAAAAGCCACACAAAATCGTCGAAGATAGGGGAATACCTGTAAAACCTTGGAGAGAATTGAGCCAGTAGGTCAAGCGCTCTTCGCTTTCTTCTAATCCCCGATAGTCGTCTCTTGCCAAGTCGTACCACATTCTGCCACCATTTACCTGAGGGTGACTAAAAGGAGCATCGGGAATCAAAAATTGGGTATTGGGCAAGTTTAACGATGGCACTAGAGATGCCACAGCTTGAGCATTAGCACCCCAACCGTGTAACGCTACGACCAATCGTGCTGGTCGTTGACCGTTTGCTGGTGGAATTGAAATCGCTTCGAGAGACAGGCCTCTTACTCCTGAAGAACACAAGTGATCAGCATTCCAGATAGATGGGCTGAACTAGCGCACATTGAAGCTCTCCCCTAGGGAGTAGGTTTGAGGACTTAATCGGGGCTGCAACGCCACATCAGCCGAATAGCTAACTTACTTTATGGCGCGCTTTTCTGGTTTCAGCCCAAGATATCTGTTAATTTGAGAATGCTATCACCAATCCGCTACATTTGTAAAGCTGTCGTGCTTTAGGATAATGTGGCGATCGCTATCAATAGTAATGGCTCCCTCATTCTTGAACTTGGTGACCAATTACTAAACCTCAGCAAACCTGATCAAATCGGGTTTTCCCTGAGTTTTCAGATTGGTCAAGCTCACCTCTGTTGGTGCGCTTTCACGCTTGTCGGGAAACCCGACCGGGGTCGCACCGCAAATGGTAAACGCTATCAAGGTCACGATACCCTGGGGTGCTCGCCAGCTCCAGGCTCTATCGCTTCTGATTAAACAGGTGATGAGTTAATTTAGTGAAGCCAGTGTCAGAAGCCTAACAAGCTTTGATAGCCGAGCGAGGCACACTTTACCCTCAACGGGAGTAAACACAAAACCATGTGTAATTACGTCTTTGTTTTAGATGCAAGCCATAAACCCCTCAACCCCTGCCGTCCCGTTACCGCCAGGAAGCTGTTGACGGCTGGGAAGGCGGCTGTATATCGCCGTTACCCTTTCACAATCATCTTGAAAAAGCAGGTAGACGGCTCAGCTAAACCGATGTCCCTCAAGATCGATCCTGGCTCCAAGATTACTGGTCTAGCTGTTGTGTACAGTAATCAGGTGGTGTGGTCTGCTGAAATCGAACATCGTGGCTCCAAAATCAAATCAGCTCTCGACTATCGTCGAGGGGTTCGCCGTTCCCGTAGAAAGAGGAAATGCCGTTACCGAAAGCCACGTTTCAACAACCGGAAACGCCCAGAAGGTTGGTTGGCTCCGAGCCTACAACACAGAGTGGCAACCACTATGACCTGGGTGCTGAGATTGATGAAACTCACCGCCATTGGTTCGATATCCCAGGAGCTAGTCCGCTTTGATACCCAAAAGCTCCAAAATCCGGAAATATCTGGCATAGAGTATCAACAGGGGGAGCTGATGGGCTATGAAGTGCGGGAGTACTTGTATCAGAAATGGGGTCGCCAATGTGTCTACTGTGGGGCGAAGTCTGTCAAGCTAGAGGTGGAACACATAATCCCAAAATCCAAGGGGGGAACGAATCGTGTCAATAACCTCACCCTAGCCTGCCATCGGTGTAATCAGGCCAAAGGAAATCTTGATGCTCGGGATTTTTTATCGGGGAAACCCCATGTCCTAAAGCGGATTTTAGGTAGAGCAAAGCAACCACTATTAGATGCGGCGGCGGTCAACTCCACCCGTTGGCAACTTTACCTTTGCTTGAAAGAAACTGGATTGTCCGTAGCAGTAGGAACTGGTGCCAGAACCAAGTACAACCGTATCAAGCTGGGATTACCCAAGGGTCATTGGGTGGATGCCGC encodes:
- the thiS gene encoding sulfur carrier protein ThiS, producing MISNNTTQITLEVNGESRTCSCDTKLPQLLEQLGLNPRLVAVEYNGEILHRQFWNQTQIQEGDQLEIVTIVGGG
- a CDS encoding thiamine phosphate synthase → MDDQHSGIMGQKSAICRILDANLDRAREGLRIIEEWCRFGLNSAQMAGECKEMRQELARWHSSEIRIFRDTSGDPGTGLTHPQEERRSSIQQLLQANLCRVQEALRVLEEYGKLYDAQMGIAFKQMRYRVYSLESNLLGYQRHQLLERSHLYLITSLSDQWFAKVEAALQGGLTLVQYREKQADDGDKLADAQKLCQLCHHYGALFIMNDRVDLALAVEADGVHIGQQDVPISLARQLLGSQRIIGCSTTNPDELHRAIAEGADYIGVGPVYETPTKPSKPAAGLDYVKYAKEHATIPWFAIGGIDPNNLNYVLDAGAQRVAVVRGIMEAEQPTLVTQYFLSQLKREHTLRSLEAGVPKP
- a CDS encoding DUF1565 domain-containing protein, which encodes MSLIRINTIELTISNPVAWPKANPVAWQKANHSHCHHQHHQHQPRPFDLGLPVTTILLGLTFSVFSQAIPSRMVPLGLGGTTALAQSTQDDRGRNLDRTIERKFLFVNPVTGNDSSGNGTQDSPLKTITQALQAAQPNTVIVLSRGIYSSDMGETFPLLLKPGIKLQGNPRTRGHDVVIRGGGTFVSATAASHDVLIVGADQTIISGVTLNNTNPEGYGLWLEVGSVLVEDNTLTGNSKSGIAVEGNSTPTIRSNYFYKNKGNGLSIYGTSNTQVDDNVFENNDLGILIAENVAPHIVNNRITGNRNGVVVETNAQPFFQNNLIENSQLDGLVLKVGANPDWGNSPESTNNTLNNKLNNIFRGNGRFDINNQDSEPTVIAFGNQLEEETNSEVNSGETENDIIQESEVETPAVSKPAVSKPAVSKPASAPDASDNQAVVMAENSNHSQKTKPNSQENPTTPSQVVPSQPPAEKEPTKEPTSAQVSAASFPVPSSLESQPSTSTDNIGKDAALNNSASTESSRPAARSQTQSQETSETQQPSDPRTQRSHSEPLTPLTLKVIQNQEQSSFEEPTSPPKPGEDSSSFAPASPSQEVIDASSDSSKPTPEAPSTEDVDVMVSMSSQISTPVNQNTSNQNTSNQNTSNQNTSNQNTSASSNSGSSIPVFSTTTQSNWQQRVPPGNNPTSALPSRGYRILVNAESEQQQDLMRSLIPDSFLTSFEGRTVMQAGLFTTLENIDRVLKLLSSYGLSTTIVPLNY
- a CDS encoding alpha/beta hydrolase; its protein translation is MSLEAISIPPANGQRPARLVVALHGWGANAQAVASLVPSLNLPNTQFLIPDAPFSHPQVNGGRMWYDLARDDYRGLEESEERLTYWLNSLQGFTGIPLSSTILCGFSQGGAMALDVGLTLPLAGLASLSGYMHRTPQKVDSSLPSILIVHGRQDTVVPLSAAHRLRDYLLNLGAAVQYRELDMGHEISLELLELLREFIFLNR
- the iscB gene encoding RNA-guided endonuclease IscB — its product is MCNYVFVLDASHKPLNPCRPVTARKLLTAGKAAVYRRYPFTIILKKQVDGSAKPMSLKIDPGSKITGLAVVYSNQVVWSAEIEHRGSKIKSALDYRRGVRRSRRKRKCRYRKPRFNNRKRPEGWLAPSLQHRVATTMTWVLRLMKLTAIGSISQELVRFDTQKLQNPEISGIEYQQGELMGYEVREYLYQKWGRQCVYCGAKSVKLEVEHIIPKSKGGTNRVNNLTLACHRCNQAKGNLDARDFLSGKPHVLKRILGRAKQPLLDAAAVNSTRWQLYLCLKETGLSVAVGTGARTKYNRIKLGLPKGHWVDAACVGEVATLKIVTRQPLLIKAMGHGCRQVIQMDKYGFPRKGYKPKHPVKGWKTGDIVNVVAGKNAGLKGVRIKTVRAKGNFDLIGADHGVSKKVNSASRNYIQCVHRQDGYYYSFAK